A genomic stretch from Candidatus Dadabacteria bacterium includes:
- a CDS encoding cytochrome c translates to MKTGILLATLVFSCALFLAPHASRAADSAKGQEIYNVYCATCHGLTGLGDGVAAAALDPKPRDLSSAAILETYTDEYLVNVITNGGAAVGKSPMMTAWAGIISPEDIDNLVAHIRQN, encoded by the coding sequence ATGAAAACCGGAATCCTGCTCGCAACACTTGTCTTTTCCTGCGCGCTCTTTCTCGCGCCCCACGCTTCCCGGGCTGCCGACAGCGCGAAGGGACAAGAAATCTACAATGTCTACTGCGCTACCTGCCACGGCCTCACGGGGCTTGGCGACGGAGTCGCGGCCGCCGCTCTTGACCCCAAGCCGAGGGACCTCTCGAGCGCCGCGATCCTCGAGACCTATACGGACGAGTACCTGGTTAACGTGATAACAAACGGCGGAGCGGCGGTCGGCAAGTCCCCGATGATGACCGCCTGGGCCGGGATAATAAGCCCCGAGGACATAGACAACCTGGTGGCGCACATAAGGCAGAAC